The Phragmites australis chromosome 1, lpPhrAust1.1, whole genome shotgun sequence genomic interval TTTTAGTATTTAGTATTTTTATTAGTCTATCTTACACAAATGTATCATTGTATAAAAAACCAACTGAATCGTGAGAATGTTCAGCTTTAGCAGCAAACAAGCTTTCGGTTCTACATTGCACAGGCCCATGTCGTGGTAAAAAACTAAACAAATGATATTTGTGATCACTACTCAGAAAATCCTGATCATGTTCCAAGCTAACAATTTGAAATTGTTTGCACATTATTTTAGAAGCAAGACAAATATAACTATGTAGAGCCCATCACGATTGGTCTTTTCAAGGACTGCCATTGCAGCAAGAATATTGGTTTTAGTGAGCTAGTAAAGAAAGCTATTGTAAGtccttgtttccttttttttcattttctacCTGAAGTACACTTGAAAAATCTGAGTACAAGATGAAAGTCTGAGTTGTAATCCTTCTATTGCTAGGCTGATATGGAAGCAATCATGGCTGAACCAatacaagatggccaagaaccAAAGTCTGCTACTGAAGTTGTTTCTCAAGTTCTGCAATCAagtatatttcttcaaaatgtGGGCCTTCAGTCAGCCTCCAAGAAAACCTCCAGAGGTGGTGTTTCTTCGCAGGTAAAAGAGCTTCAGACTGAACTTGAGACCGAGAAATAAAGTGCAGCAGAACTTTGACAACAAATTGATGTTCAACAACAAGAGTCGGATACCTTGAAGAAGCAGGCACAAGAATCAGAGACAACATGAAAAACCAGTCAGAAGAGATTGATAGTTTGAATAAGACAACACAATAAACTAATACCGTCCTTCTTCACCTCTTAAGCTTCAATCAGGGTTAGGTTCATCTACTCCCTAAAATTTTTGGGTTCTGCTTATCAGCTTGATGTAGCTCCAACTGTTAGTGAACTATTGTGGTttctattttcataattttgagACCTGGGAGATGGTATATTTTGTGAACTTGTGGTTGTTTTGTTCTATCTAGGATCTATGAACATTATTATTGTATTTTGATCTGTGGGAGCTATGTGATTGTAAATCATATGAACTATGGAATTATGGCTTATAAACTAGTGTTGACACTCAAATTTGGCTCGGGTTAAAATTAATGcaaacaccggatagtccggtaatagCTTATTTTAAACGtaagatcatccggtgagttcaaattgGAGTTTACTCTCTGACTTTTAGTCTGGTGAATACTCTGGTGTCATcatcagatcatctggtgtataGAAGATGGATGAGAGGAGTTGCAGCAGGAGATTAGGAACACCGGACAAAGGGCAAAACTCCGGTAGATCATAGAAACATCCGGTGTTAAGAAGGATTTCCATAAACGTTTCTAATTAATTGTACGGCGTAAACATAAACTCTGGCGCTAGCATTTTGTTCGCACTAATttatccgatgagaacaaagcTTGAAGTCTAGGGTTTCTGAAGAttgtattcaccggatagtctgctGATAACATTTTGTGTCTCAAAATGGGTTTAGCAAAAAATCGAATTGGGCCTCAAAATAGGTTTGGTCAAAATAAATTGGGCCTCAAAACGGGCTGAGCTCACAGCTCAGCAATCAATATAGACTCAGCAATCACATGGGTCTTTCGCTAAATCATGACGACAAAATTCGTCGTAACATTTTACCACATCAGATCCATAATTCGTTACAACATTTTGCCACATCAGATACATGTCACTGGGTTGCAAAATTTATGACGAGCACTATCCATGTGGCAACACCGCAACCACCAACTTGTgacattttttttcaacaatGACAATGCATAACGTCATAAAAGTAACGACGACATAATATAGTCATAATTTCTATGACGAAAAAGCTTTAATTCATCCCTCAATTTGATTAGAGACGCAAGAAAGGTGACAAACAAATTTTCGCCATACAACCGTCATAAATTTTATGGCCGACAAATATTCAATAATCAGTGACAAAAACTTATGATCATAGAATAGCAAATTTATTGTAGTGATCAATACCAGTTCATGAGCCGACACTAATAGCAAATTTATTGTAGTGATCAATACCAGTTCATGAGCCGACACTAATAGTCATagactatcagtatcggttcaaaaaCTGTTACTAATGTCGTTTTTGAGCCGATACTGATGACTCTTTCTGTAGCAGTGCACTAAGCTACCACAAAAGCTTCGCAATAGCAAACAGCACTTGTTCAACGACCAGATACGTACGAGGACCAATGCATGCAACCTTAAGCAGCTAAACTACTGAGACACGCCTTCAGACCAGCAATTTCGACAGGCAGGCAAACAGATAGCATTCACACTTgacggaaaaaaaaacaaacaagtaCAGCACAGCAATATGCAACTGGAGCAAAGTACCGATGATGATTAGGACCTCCTAACAGAACCCTAAGTGCCTTCATTTTTGCAGTCTCATGTGCAGCCTGACGTTCATAGGAATCTGCCTGATACCATTAATCTCTATCTGCAAAATAGATAAAGCCAACACTTCTATTAGCATCCATAAAAAAACAACCAGCAtaaattatatctttttttagataaaggaaataTTTTTGGCCTTTTGCATCCTCCGATGCATACAGCCCCATAATGTTTATTACAAAGTCTCGACCTGAACGATTAAAGGActaaaaggaaaatatttgcATCGTACAAAGCAAATAGACTCTTGTTCATTATTACATAGTCTCATTATAAGAATTATCCGCATAATCTATAATTAAGCCATCACCCATGCTTGGCGAACATATCCATAGCCACCACCTCCAAAGCATAAATTATATCTATATATGCCTTTGCATTATGTTCTGTTCTGTATCAAGAATATTTGGTGCTATGTCTAACACGATGGCCAATGGCACatagaaacaaaaataataagaGAATGAGAATACGGTAAAGTGCCTTCAAGTCTTTTTGCATTGGTGGACAGTGGTGGCACATATTGCTATAGGGTTAAGCCCCATAGCAAACCAAACATATCCCACCTTTTTGTATTTCACTATTTTTCAGTAGCATGAAAGATCGCCAAAAAAAAGGTAGTGCTGATATTTAAAACATCTGTTAGATTCCTACCATCGTTAAGAGATACCCTAGTTTAATTTGTAACTTGTAACTTGGCTTGGATATAGTGAGTTGTCATCTTGACCTCTTAGCATAGGGTTTGCTGAGGTAGTTTATACTCCATATACGTATCCTTTTTTGTGTGAGACTCCACTGACAATACAATGAAATAATTTACTCCATTGGAGATGACAAAAGAACTAGTCAGTGGAAATAGTAAGAGCCAAATAGGGCTGAGAGCTCAGTAGGGCGCACACACCTTTTTTATGTGACCAATTTTCATCTTGTTCTCCTCTAATTTGCACCATTGCTCTAATGCAGGGCAATAAAAAATTCTTAGTtcttcaagagtagtgagttGTTGTATGCTTTCTGGCAAAGACACGATGCCATTGCAATCAATGATTTCGAGTGTCTTCAGAGACACAAGGTCACCCAACCGTTCTGGCAGTGCTTGAATGCCCTGGCAACCACTCAAACATTGCGACTGGAGACAGCTGAGGTGTTGCATGCTCTCCGGCAAATTATTCAGCTTTGGGCACTCCCGGATTGTCAATGTTCGGAGAGAGGTGAGGTCTCCCACAATCTCTGATGAGCTGCTCAGGTCATTGCAATCCTCAATAATTAACTCATCGAGGGCAGGAAGGTGGTGAAGCAACTTCCACTGATGCATAGGCGCCATGCAGGATTTGACACTCAGGCAAGCTACTAAAGCAGAGGAGGTGGAAGAACCAGTGTGTGGAGAACTATCTCCCCATTGCAATAGCACACCATCACTATCTATTATGCACCAGGTTCCTTTCACTATTGGCGGACATGGGTTTAACCTCAACTTGCGGCATCCACGTATTGTCAGGTTCCAGAGGTTGGGGAACATGAACTCATCCGAAACAATCCCAGCATAGGAGTATGTCACACTCCACTCATCCAAGCTTTCCATATTGGATATGGACAATCGCTCCAATTGTGCGAAGGCTTTCACGCCGCCGCAAAAGCCGCTATCAATCTTTGTAATGCTGGGCATTGCTTCGAGATCAAGATACTTTAGGTTTGGTAACTGACCAAGTGGTGGTAGGCTACTGCACTGGGACAAGCCCGTCAACTTAACTTCGACAAGATAAGGGAGATAAGTAGCAATGTCCATCAGCCATGTTGGAAAGCTCACACTGTTATAACCTCGTATCATAAATTGTTTTAAACTTCTTGGTGGCACTAGCTCTCTCAACAATTCCATGTCCTCCACAGatcctttcttttctcttgtCCAATCAAGTGTCAGTTTTACCATACTTTGTTTTTCTCTCAGTTCTATTCTCCGTGCCTCTTCTACGGACTTCACATTTTCAAGGCGACTTATCTCCAACTCAGGACAAGTTACATCTTTAAGCAGAACAAGATTGCTGCTTTGCTCACCATCAGTATTGTGTACCACAAAGTATGGAAACGAGATCAAACTCCTTTTGTTTGGCAGGGCGGACTTATGCAGACACGAGCAGCCCACTGCAATTATAGACTTCAGGCTGTCCATATCACCTATGTTCGCTGGTAGCCGGCGTAGCTGACAGCAGCCAGTGAGGTCCAGCGTATGTAGCTTTCTGAGGCTACAAAAACTACCTGGAATACTACCAAGAATACTATTATTGGACAACTCTAGatgctctagatttgaaagtGTACTGATACTGTCAAGCAAACTATCAACCAGATATGAGAAATCTACAATTATTTCTAGACGGGGACAGATACGGTCCAGACACCCTGATAAATTCAAATACCGTAGTTCAATGAGTTTTCCTATCACTTCCGGCAGCCCTCCGAGAGATGACCCTGAATATTTCCTTTTCCGTGATAAATTCAAATATCGGAGTTTGGTAAGGCTACGCAAAGCTTCTGGTATACCATTGACGTGATAGCAATCAGATAAATCCAGATGAACCAAATTTCGAAGGTTCCCAAATGACCCTGGCAATTCATCCAAAAGTTCACAGCCTGATAAGTTTAAATATTTCAGTTCAGTGAAGCTTCCCAAGGCTTCAGGGAGCCTTTTGAGATCTaagctttcttcttctcctgatGATAGGTTCAAATATTCGAGATTGGTGAGGGTGCCCAAAACATCACAATCTGACCTCGGTAGAAAATACGAGCTGCGTGATAAGTTCAAATATCGAAGTTCTGTGAGGCTACCTAAAGCTTCTGGTTCCTCTACAATAATGTTTCTCCAGTCTGATAAGTTCAAATATTGCAGTTGAGTGAGGCTCCCCAAGGATTTTGATACACATATAACAGAGCAATTCGAAAAATCTAGATGCACCAAGTTTTTGAGCTTCCTAAATGATTCTGGCAGTTCACTAATCTTCGAACAACCTGATAAATCAAGATACGTTAGACCTTCCATTTCTCCAATTGACTCTGGCAGTTCTCTAATCTCCGAACAACCTGATAAATCAAGATACGTCAGACCTTCCATTTCTCCGATTGACTTTGGCAGTGCTAAAATTGCAGAAGATCCACGAAGGTTGAGGTAAATTAATTTTGAGAGCTTGGTGATACAACTGGGAATCATTCGATCTTTGATCCCTGGAGCATTGAGATACCTCAACTGCTTCAGTTGACAGATAGAAGATGGCAACTTCTGTATGGAACATTCTCCTAAATCTAAGACTCGCAGGTACTTAGCAGTTGAAAATCCAGCAGCATAACGCCCAATTTCGCCACTTCCCAGAAAACGAAGGGCTCTAATCTTGTCAGGATAAGACACAAATAAATTCAGTGGCTTGCTGCAATCTGCAAGGACTGCATAGCGGCAGTTGCTTCCCCCAATATTGCACTTTGTACTAGCATCAAGAAGTTCATTCCCCATGACCAATCTTGCGAGGTCATGCACCAGGTCATGCATAGTGAACAATGTAACATCTTCGTCGTGTTTCCGATCAGACTGCAACAAAAGCAGCTTGCCTTGTTAGTTTCCTCATTGACAACTATGTAATATACAAACGTATCTATTAGTATATACAGGAAATGGATGAGTAGTCTGTACCCTTGCAGATGCTAAAACAGACTGTtcatgagaaaccaagttaaaatgtgtcttagtttacatgtgatgagtgattgatattggtatttatttggcttgatgattttcggttttgcatgagttttgatgtgatttgaattgatttgggatttcatttgagcatattgattatggactaattagaattggagttggagatatgtgtttgcttgtttcatggtgtgcagatgatgaatgcaacttagcggtcgatggcgggatgatcggggccaagcggagtgcttagtgccggacgatcaaggaggtcaggtGGAGTCAATGGTGATTCTAGTtgaacacatggaggtcaagcaaagcatgaaaggtggatgaagacagcgtattgacaaaatcaagcgaaagggtaccgatgcaagtgataaggcggcccgagggatcaggggtgggagagacttgccggcagtcAGGATTGCATGACGGAGtgcacgcgtcgacatcgaagcgctaaggtgtaagcaagatggcgagttacgctttgagaagcgtgtaggcggtttcacagtttggcatcaaaatcgtgggaggattggaggagtgcGTGGCATCATCGTAATTCGTGAAGGTGTCATGGCCGTtcaatgaatggagaagaaattgcccaaaataccctcggtggtagataAAAGTGTAGTAtaagagagggatattttgggaaaaaattaagaaatttaGAGGTCAAATTtactagacctataaatagaggggtaaggctatgagagagtttgaaccagccacttgagcctccttgtgccatccatttgagagcttagagttagggttttagaggagaggaggatgagtacttagcctatgtaatagatgagagttttaagagataaatctttgtaatccgtctaaaatagagctgatctctttgagtaataaagtttatgtttttgcatatacttgaattcccctacttctagtttccctccattggtttccttgcaagtttgcaagtttttttattccggttttgattttttggactgaaatttcagcaccttgtaagatcattcttcttgttgctagagttATAAAATCCGTATACGTATACTTATGTGATAAAGTCTTGAATTCCAttcctctagacaatcaacttgtagAGTTTCGttactcggtgttcatcttttcttgtttctttacaaattgtgatctttcgagtgctaagacacatggattgatcttaaatggaacctatgattTATATACTATCCATGGAGTcgtgttgtctcgattttctcttgttaaaagttctctctatttttgttttcgcttgagttttgacgtgcgttgggtgatctaaataggagaaggtcatcgatttcaaaaaaattgttgagACATCTATTCAAACCTCTTACCTCCTCCAGGGTAAGACGAGTATTAAATCTCAACCATCCATTAATCAAGGGCAGGTTTGGCTACAGGAGTATCTACCTAGTATGG includes:
- the LOC133909946 gene encoding putative disease resistance protein RGA1 isoform X1 codes for the protein MAEIGGMLAAAVLKAAAGKVGDAIGNRIMLQWRFGEDLEVMRDTLESIEAVMEDAERRSIEDASVRLWLKRLTRASYDISDMFDELEAKTTKQSALRKFKVLNPCLTLAPKVGMAVKMKKAREKLNTISNDRHNFCFTAVPQVIDERETSSRVIEADIQGRGQEIRKVIALLTEANTSSEFIILPIYGIGGIGKTTFAQLLFNDTHFKYYKKAWVYVSQTFDLKKIDDSITSQLQKEQGQLIDTQEPDADVPASKKILIVLDDLWENDDFKLEALKISLKLIGSGGCKVFVIATTRDADIAQKIQTTEAYKIEPLSTDMCWTIIKQIVGFDGRSDKETLKDTGKEIAKKCAGVALAARALGYMLRFRNFNGWVSVKDSGIWNVSTSGYTTSPYDNVLASLKLSYSSMLPYLRLCFAYCAIFPKGHKMAKDDLIYQWVALGFINPSDDVSSWQHGGNCIEQLLGMSFFQHSKSPSSDRKHDEDVTLFTMHDLVHDLARLVMGNELLDASTKCNIGGSNCRYAVLADCSKPLNLFVSYPDKIRALRFLGSGEIGRYAAGFSTAKYLRVLDLGECSIQKLPSSICQLKQLRYLNAPGIKDRMIPSCITKLSKLIYLNLRGSSAILALPKSIGEMEGLTYLDLSGCSEIRELPESIGEMEGLTYLDLSGCSKISELPESFRKLKNLVHLDFSNCSVICVSKSLGSLTQLQYLNLSDWRNIIVEEPEALGSLTELRYLNLSRSSYFLPRSDCDVLGTLTNLEYLNLSSGEEESLDLKRLPEALGSFTELKYLNLSGCELLDELPGSFGNLRNLVHLDLSDCYHVNGIPEALRSLTKLRYLNLSRKRKYSGSSLGGLPEVIGKLIELRYLNLSGCLDRICPRLEIIVDFSYLVDSLLDSISTLSNLEHLELSNNSILGSIPGSFCSLRKLHTLDLTGCCQLRRLPANIGDMDSLKSIIAVGCSCLHKSALPNKRSLISFPYFVVHNTDGEQSSNLVLLKDVTCPELEISRLENVKSVEEARRIELREKQSMVKLTLDWTREKKGSVEDMELLRELVPPRSLKQFMIRGYNSVSFPTWLMDIATYLPYLVEVKLTGLSQCSSLPPLGQLPNLKYLDLEAMPSITKIDSGFCGGVKAFAQLERLSISNMESLDEWSVTYSYAGIVSDEFMFPNLWNLTIRGCRKLRLNPCPPIVKGTWCIIDSDGVLLQWGDSSPHTGSSTSSALVACLSVKSCMAPMHQWKLLHHLPALDELIIEDCNDLSSSSEIVGDLTSLRTLTIRECPKLNNLPESMQHLSCLQSQCLSGCQGIQALPERLGDLVSLKTLEIIDCNGIVSLPESIQQLTTLEELRIFYCPALEQWCKLEENKMKIGHIKKIEINGIRQIPMNVRLHMRLQK
- the LOC133909946 gene encoding putative disease resistance protein RGA1 isoform X2: MREERREESSKGEKGEEKRAAVERREQQRSNTRRSSSSRGGSRRGSTRAAAALNFLKFKVLNPCLTLAPKVGMAVKMKKAREKLNTISNDRHNFCFTAVPQVIDERETSSRVIEADIQGRGQEIRKVIALLTEANTSSEFIILPIYGIGGIGKTTFAQLLFNDTHFKYYKKAWVYVSQTFDLKKIDDSITSQLQKEQGQLIDTQEPDADVPASKKILIVLDDLWENDDFKLEALKISLKLIGSGGCKVFVIATTRDADIAQKIQTTEAYKIEPLSTDMCWTIIKQIVGFDGRSDKETLKDTGKEIAKKCAGVALAARALGYMLRFRNFNGWVSVKDSGIWNVSTSGYTTSPYDNVLASLKLSYSSMLPYLRLCFAYCAIFPKGHKMAKDDLIYQWVALGFINPSDDVSSWQHGGNCIEQLLGMSFFQHSKSPSSDRKHDEDVTLFTMHDLVHDLARLVMGNELLDASTKCNIGGSNCRYAVLADCSKPLNLFVSYPDKIRALRFLGSGEIGRYAAGFSTAKYLRVLDLGECSIQKLPSSICQLKQLRYLNAPGIKDRMIPSCITKLSKLIYLNLRGSSAILALPKSIGEMEGLTYLDLSGCSEIRELPESIGEMEGLTYLDLSGCSKISELPESFRKLKNLVHLDFSNCSVICVSKSLGSLTQLQYLNLSDWRNIIVEEPEALGSLTELRYLNLSRSSYFLPRSDCDVLGTLTNLEYLNLSSGEEESLDLKRLPEALGSFTELKYLNLSGCELLDELPGSFGNLRNLVHLDLSDCYHVNGIPEALRSLTKLRYLNLSRKRKYSGSSLGGLPEVIGKLIELRYLNLSGCLDRICPRLEIIVDFSYLVDSLLDSISTLSNLEHLELSNNSILGSIPGSFCSLRKLHTLDLTGCCQLRRLPANIGDMDSLKSIIAVGCSCLHKSALPNKRSLISFPYFVVHNTDGEQSSNLVLLKDVTCPELEISRLENVKSVEEARRIELREKQSMVKLTLDWTREKKGSVEDMELLRELVPPRSLKQFMIRGYNSVSFPTWLMDIATYLPYLVEVKLTGLSQCSSLPPLGQLPNLKYLDLEAMPSITKIDSGFCGGVKAFAQLERLSISNMESLDEWSVTYSYAGIVSDEFMFPNLWNLTIRGCRKLRLNPCPPIVKGTWCIIDSDGVLLQWGDSSPHTGSSTSSALVACLSVKSCMAPMHQWKLLHHLPALDELIIEDCNDLSSSSEIVGDLTSLRTLTIRECPKLNNLPESMQHLSCLQSQCLSGCQGIQALPERLGDLVSLKTLEIIDCNGIVSLPESIQQLTTLEELRIFYCPALEQWCKLEENKMKIGHIKKIEINGIRQIPMNVRLHMRLQK